DNA sequence from the Salvia splendens isolate huo1 chromosome 19, SspV2, whole genome shotgun sequence genome:
GTTGTTGAGTTGAGAAAGAGGCAGGCCACTGCACAGTCATCAACCTGTGAAGTTGGATACTTATTCATCCATGCTCTAATTGCTGCACCCACTACTGCTTGAGCTGCATCCGAGCGTGTAGGGCAAGTGGCCACGATAGTTACcacgtcctcgttcgagagcaCGTCCCAAACCTAAGATTTATGCCTCAACAAAATGTAGACGACAATAAATGGGATAAGAGTAGGTAGAGATGTTAGTTACGTTACCCCGGCAGTTGCTAAGACTACAAACTCGTCTTCATCAGCGATGCGTCTGTGGGAGATAAGAGGCGTGGGTGTGAGGTAGGGAGTGTCCTTGTGATTTTGTGGCTCAGGCTCAACAAATATACGACGACCTCTGCATTTTCGGATCGTTGCTGCTGGGGAAGAGATATCAATGAAGTAGTAGTGGTTGAAGATATGTATAGAAAGAAGCATTTGATGAGTACCTGCAGGAAGGTGGTGAGGCTTGTAACCCATCACAGTCAAGCACACTGGAATCAATTTATTATTCTCGTCTCTCGTCCCTAGTACAGCTCCCGAGTTCCCAATTTGTGCAATTACAACATCTTCATCCtattataaaatagaatattacATACATACATGGTTGATGTGATGATGATTGAATTCATTTGGAGTATGTATTAACCAACCTGTTTAAGTAGGGTGAGTGCTGTAGTAGTTCCCCTACAGTAGCAATCAAAATTAGTCTGCATTCCCAATGTTTTGGTTTCAACCTTTTGACCAGAAGGCACAGGGCCATGGCCGTTATAGACCGCACAGAAGGTCGACTCTGTTCTAAAATCTAAGGTCTGCAATGCAATTCAGACAAAAACCTAAAGGTAGGAAGGAGGAGTACATATGAGACAAGTGCTAACCTCATAAGTAATCCTGGGATAATGGGGCACAGTTTCGCAGGAAAAGCAGGATCCCATCTCAATACACACTCACTCCGTCTTTAAATTAATCTGCCACAAACCCTACAATATTAAACACCAACACTAGATCCATAACCTCAATGCATTCAAAATAGGCATAACCTACTCACCCACAATCTTCAATTAcaaaacccaacccaacccataTCTATACTTAAATTGTTATCTATACTTGGATTTGTTCAACTGCTTGGTTACAAGACTCGGATTACCACATTTCCAATCCATAATCCAATTTGACTACTTCTAAACTCTTAATCAAATAGTACATCCCTGGTCTCAAGGAATTTTGATCAAACAAAATTAGCTAATTGCTTGTGACTTTTGAGATTTTATATTTCACTTTCTTATTTGTATCCCTTACTTTTATGTGGttttacaattattttttagagcttataattaatatttaaattttaattagtaaATTAGTAGGATTTGCTATTCTAATAATCTGAATACACAGTATATTATTTCTTCGTTGTAATAGAGAAATGTGTGTGCATATGAACGAACAAGTATAAACTAATTAtatagctgagtcgtattctctatagctgagtcgtattcatttttaggttgtcccactgtagctgagtcatttcctaTTTTGGTAAAAAGCAccaacttttcttctctcttaatttattctctcttcatctttctacctttttcatttcctactttattcttcttccACTTAATTCCCTTTTAACACGATGTCTTGAAtcttgtgccgaaaagaaacaccTCTAGTATATagggggacgaagggagtagtagtTCATATTTTCTTGGGACGAAGGCATTAGCACTGATTACCAAGTAATTCACGTTTACATATGCATGTATAGATGTAATTAATATGCCAAATAATATTGAAAGGTGGTTGGTGACTTAGGTGAGAGTGAGACCAACATATTCATAATTCATGGAGTAGTAATAGTGAATTTCATAGAGATGTTCTGAAGATGGTTAGAGACTGTATTTAGAAACGACGAATTGTGAATGTGGGTCCAATCCCACTGAATAACAGTGGATGTTTTTCATTAATGTAATtcagtagtactccctccgtcccacagtAGATATCACACTTGGGGAtcgacatgagattttaggaggtgttgttttgtgtattaagtggaaagagaaaataatatatttatattaatataagaaaaaactttttctaaaaaggaaatattacattttttataggacaaactaaaaaggaaagtgtgacatctattataggACGAGAGAGTATTTGTTATTGAATAATGGTAACAAAGATGGTCCTACCTTATTAGGACTAAGTTAGTGGTCTAGCGGTTAGGCCGGACCGCCGGATATTGTCCTTCCTCTCTAATGACtctgtattttattttgtgCTTATCTTAATCAAGTTGTAATAGAGATAAGTATCTTTCTCATCTCTAATGATGCAGAACAATGAT
Encoded proteins:
- the LOC121779409 gene encoding probable protein phosphatase 2C 33 isoform X1; this translates as MGSCFSCETVPHYPRITYETLDFRTESTFCAVYNGHGPVPSGQKVETKTLGMQTNFDCYCRGTTTALTLLKQDEDVVIAQIGNSGAVLGTRDENNKLIPVCLTVMGYKPHHLPAAATIRKCRGRRIFVEPEPQNHKDTPYLTPTPLISHRRIADEDEFVVLATAGVWDVLSNEDVVTIVATCPTRSDAAQAVVGAAIRAWMNKYPTSQVDDCAVACLFLNSTTNSTPHPLAQLTQH
- the LOC121779409 gene encoding probable protein phosphatase 2C 33 isoform X2 gives rise to the protein MGSCFSCETVPHYPRITYETLDFRTESTFCAVYNGHGPVPSGQKVETKTLGMQTNFDCYCRGTTTALTLLKQDEDVVIAQIGNSGAVLGTRDENNKLIPVCLTVMGYKPHHLPAATIRKCRGRRIFVEPEPQNHKDTPYLTPTPLISHRRIADEDEFVVLATAGVWDVLSNEDVVTIVATCPTRSDAAQAVVGAAIRAWMNKYPTSQVDDCAVACLFLNSTTNSTPHPLAQLTQH